cactgcacctagctgagATGCGTGCATTTTGCCTGACAAACTCCTCCCGAAACCTCCATAATACCTGAGACACGGTGATGCCACACTTCTTGGCAagctcctccttggcctcctcaCTAGGATATGGGTTACTCAGGTGGGAATAGAAATACTCATTAAGGACCTCAGTGGCCTGTTTGCTGAAGTTACGGCGCTTTCGTCTACAGAGAAGGGAGAAGATCGGTGAGGAGGATGTTGGTGTCCTGGCAGGGCTGTCACATGGCATGACCCCAGAGTCACCATTGTCATGGAGTACCACATTGTGCAGCATGGCAGCTCAGGGTCTTGGAGAGGAATGGGAAGGAGCCCAGTGCTGGGGGCCAGCTTGGGTCCCTGGGCCCACCTGGCATCCAGGAAACGGGAACGCAGGATCATGACAGCCTCGCAGGTGCTCTGCTTGAGCTGCATCTGGATGGCGCTGAACTTTCGATGGATGATGCTCACCATGCGTTCCATCTCTTTGGGGGCCACGGGCCTGGTGCGGCTCTGCTCCCTCAGCAGGTTCATGACATGGGTCGTGAACTCATTACATGCCTGTAGTGGGGGCCAGTGGGCTGCTGAGAAGGAGCCCTTTGGCCGTGGGATTCCCCTGCAAGAGcccttccctccaccctcctCTCCTTACCTGCTCATACTTCTCCAGCTCCGAGTGGTATATGTGGCGGATCTGGGCAAGTTTGCTGCGATAGTCTGAGTGTTCAATGGAGTTGTCAGGGGACACGCCGCCCCCAGAGGCTGCAGcggctgcagctgctgctgctgagccGCCCCCTTTCTCGGGCCCAGCCACACCCTCTGCCAGAAGCATGTTGTCCAAGCGCATCAGCTGTGGGTCCACCGgctcctcctcctgggagctCCGAATGCTGAGGCCTAGCATGCAGGCAAGAGGACTTAAGGACCCAGGGCCCCCATACCCAGTGGTCAGTCCTCCTGGTGCTTCCTGGAGAGCCAAGTTCCCAGGCTTTGGTTCCTTCCCCAGTACCCCTGACTCCTCCCTTTCCTCAGGCCCCCAAGCTGTCACACTCTAGCCCTATAATGAACAGGGTTCTGTCCCCAGAGTTGAGCAACCAGAGGAGGGCCCACATACCGGTTTTCTCCTTGATTTCACACAGGACGCTAAAGAGAGCAGGCTTCATTCGGTGGCAGTTTAGGGCGTGTTTCCTTGGGAGGAGTGGGAGTGGGGAAAGAGAAAAGTTGAGGAGCTAGAGAAACAGAGCAGGGGGCCTGAGAACAAGGAGGGAGGAGGGTCAATCTGCAGAGGGAGGAAGCGGATTGGGGGTGGAATGGAGTTGGGGAGGGGAGTTCTTGGGAAAAGATCAGCTCCCAGAGCATGGGGAAGCTGCTCGGCTTCAGGGTGACACAGGGAAGATGCAGGCAGCAGACTAAAGGCTGGGGGCTTTGGGAGATGGTCTAGAAAAGTATGAGGAGGAATTTGGGAGTGGATGGAGAAAGGAAAGTGACTTGGTAGGTTTCAGAGGTAGAGAGACAGAGGCTGGGGTTGAGAAGAGCTGGAGTTTGAGGTGGCAGAGCAGGGCTGGGGATGCTGAGCTAATTGGGGACATCAGTGTAGTGTGTGTGAAGGGGTCCTGGGGCTGAGCAGGTGGGAGGCTTTGATGCACCTAGTGTCTGGCTGAGCCGTGGAGAGGAGCTTTAGGGGctctggagagggtgtggaggtCTCCACATCTGGACAGAATGAAGGGGCTGGGTGGAGAGTTAGGGGAGAAAATAACATAGCCCAAGAACAGTTTCTGAGTCTGGGAGCCAGAGGGGGCTCCCGGAGATGGGGCTGGTCCAGGGGAGTGTGGGGGTCAGCAAAAGGTTAGGAGTGGGGAGCGGGGCCACCTGGGGTTCCCTCTGCAAAGGTTTCAGGGCCTGGGGGTGAAGGGAGGTTTGAGAGGGA
Above is a genomic segment from Piliocolobus tephrosceles isolate RC106 chromosome 5, ASM277652v3, whole genome shotgun sequence containing:
- the PBX2 gene encoding pre-B-cell leukemia transcription factor 2, with amino-acid sequence MDERLLGPPPPGGGRGGLGLVGGEPGGPGEPPGGGDPGGGSGGVPGGRGKQDIGDILQQIMTITDQSLDEAQAKKHALNCHRMKPALFSVLCEIKEKTGLSIRSSQEEEPVDPQLMRLDNMLLAEGVAGPEKGGGSAAAAAAAAASGGGVSPDNSIEHSDYRSKLAQIRHIYHSELEKYEQACNEFTTHVMNLLREQSRTRPVAPKEMERMVSIIHRKFSAIQMQLKQSTCEAVMILRSRFLDARRKRRNFSKQATEVLNEYFYSHLSNPYPSEEAKEELAKKCGITVSQVSNWFGNKRIRYKKNIGKFQEEANIYAVKTAVSVTQGGHSRTSSPTPPSSAGSGGSFNLSGSGDMFLGMPGLNGDSYSASQVESLRHSMGPGGYGDNLGGGQMYSPREMRANGSWQEAVTPSSVTSPTEGPGSVHSDTSN